In Lotus japonicus ecotype B-129 chromosome 5, LjGifu_v1.2, one genomic interval encodes:
- the LOC130719486 gene encoding uncharacterized protein LOC130719486, producing MANLVLEAYDGQTNPKDHLSRFDAKMAKYAVSDAVKCRMLPSTFRGAAKELFTNLPLGSIAKFRDFSSKFLDHFSAITIEDLFGIRQKERETLKQYVKRYNAISARFEELQTRVCVFAFKDGLSLG from the coding sequence ATGGCGAACCTTGTGTTGGAGGCCTACGACGGGCAAACCAATCCAAAGGATCATCTGTCTCGTTTTGATGCGAAGATGGCAAAGTACGCGGTTTCCGACGCTGTCAAATGCAGGATGCTTCCATCAACGTTTCGAGGAGCGGCAAAGGAATTGTTCACGAATCTGCCTCTAGGATCCATAGCTAAGTTCCGCGATTTCTCATCGAAATTCCTTGATCATTTCTCTGCGATAACGATCGAGGATCTATTTGGTATTCGGCAGAAGGAACGTGAAACCTTGAAACAATATGTGAAACGATACAATGCCATATCCGCGAGGTTCGAGGAATTGCAGACACGCGTGTGCGTGTTCGCTTTCAAAGACGGTCTGTCCCTGGGATAA